The segment TATTCCATAGTGCGGGATAAACTGCCACGCTACCAAACCGATAAACTGACAAACTGAAAACCGACTAACTGCTAAACTCATAAACCCATAAACTAATTATCCCCACCTCACCCTCCGCCAACCCGCGTGAGACTTTTTAATTCCTCAATCAGGCTTAGGCTTTCCACCACAGGGAAAAGGAGGGGTTCCTGCAGCAGTATGCCTCTGGCGAAGGGAGGGGTAAGGACAATACGGTCTTATATCTTAGATTCTCCTTACCCCTTACGTCAATGTGGATATTGTTCTCATCTCACGCAGTGCTTTTTCACGGTCATCCCGCACCGAGATGCGGGATCCAGAAAAAATGCGATTAAAACGAACAATTATCCTATCCAGAACCGTAACCTTTCAGGGATAATATTGAACATACTACCAATTTGCGATCGCAAATTGATAGTCCTTTGCACAATAATAAAAGGCGCACGGGAGAAATCTCGAAATTTATGATATCAACCGTGGCCTTTCTGCCGAAGACCTGAGATCAGCAAGATCGAACTGTCCCACATATGTGTGTCCAGTTCTTCTTTCCGATGGGAGATGTAAAAAGATTCATGCTTACCCCCAACTTACTCATCTCATCCAAAACCCATCGATCGAGGCCGCTTTCATCTACTGTTCCCTTAGGGAAACAGTAGTCAAAAGCGAACTGCCCACTCTTGCTAAAATCTAACTGCATTTTTTCCAGCTCTTCGATGGAATGAGCAACAAGAGTACTCGTCCACATTTTTACCTCCATACTTAGGGATACAATTTCAGTGATTTAGTAACGCTTTTTTCACCTTTACCCTACAGACAAGAGAGAGAGGTCAAGTACCGCGAGCGCACGTGCTCACTGTGACTTCACTATTACACCCCCTCTTACATCTCCCCCTGCCGAAGGGGGAGAACATCCGTCTACCGTCCTCCCCTTAACAGGGGGAGGATTGAGGTGGGGGCGTCGATGAGTAATGAGCGTCGGAGGTGGCAGATAAACTGCCACGCTACAATTAAAAATTTGACAAACGTAAGCGGCGGGAGAGACAATGAGATTGAGCATCCGAGAATCTTGAAGTGAGAAGTTAGAATTTAGAAAATCGTATCAACTACTTCGTCCTAGATTCTAGATTCCAGCTTCTAAATTCTCAAATTAACAATTCATTAACTAAACTTCGTTTGTATATCCCAAGAGACTGATAAACCGAAAAACTGACCCCGACCTTCCCTACTGGGCGGCGTTTTCGTATTGCAGGAAACTGGGAAGCGTGCGCTTGAGAAAAATTGCCACGTCATTCCCTTCCTTAAAAGAAGCGTGGGTTGCCCCGCTGTCCGCATTCCAGAGACTCGGGTTTGAAGAAGGAGTTTTGGGTGAAATTGATGCGCGCAGGAGGGAGCTTGATCCCCTCTCCGTGTGGGAGCGGGTACAGAAAGAAGAGTTAGACCTCATCCCCATCACCCATCCAGACTACCCCGCCCTTTTGAAAGAAATTTTTGCGCCCCCCAGCTTCTTGTACGCCCGCGGCGACATCGCGTCCTCAAAAGAGGAAATCGCCATAGCCGTGGTAGGCACCCGCCATATCACCACTTATGGCGAACAGGCAACCGAGATGATAGTGCGGCCCCTTGCCAAGAATGGCTGCACCATCGTGTCAGGGCTTGCCTACGGCGTAGACGCGCGCGCCCATGAGATTACCCTTGAAGAAAAAGGCAGGACCGTCGCGGTCTTGGGATGCGGCCTTGACCGCGCCTCGGTCTATCCGAGCCACCACCGGTATCTTGCGGACAGGATCGCTCATGAGGGCGGGTGCGTCGTGTCAGAACACGCACCGGGCACGCCCCCTTTGAAGCACCATTTCCCCTACCGCAACCGCATTATCGCCGGGCTCTCCCGCGCCACGCTCGTCATTGAAGCGCCTGAAGGGTCAGGCGCACTCACTACTGCCGCGCATGCGCTGGAATTCAACCGCGACGTGCTTGCAGTCCCCGGCAATATCACTGCTCTGAACGCCTGGGGGCCCAATATGCTCCTAAAAAAAGGAGCCATTCCCGTGACCTCCGCAGATGACATTTTCAGCGCACTCAACTTAAGCGAAATCAAGGAAACGCTTGACACAAGGGAAAAGCTTCCTAATACTAAGGAGGAATCGAAAATCCTTGAAGCGCTTTCCGCCGATGATCCCGTGCATATTGACGCAATTGCGCAAATGGCGGCGTTTGATCCTCCCACTGCGGCAAGCACCCTCGCGATGCTGGAACTCAAAGGAATGGTAAGGAATGTGGGAGGGATGAGGTACATCAAATTAAACTAAACCCTAAATTCTAAGCACTAAACTCTAAATAAATCCAAAGGTCCAAAATTCAAAACGTTTCGACATTTCGATCATTTGAATTTCTAATTTGTTTAGGATTTAGGGTTTATCTGGCTACGCCAGATCTCGCGTAGCGAGAGAGTTTAGGATTTGATAAGACATATGAGTGCAGTAATGAGTATTTTAAATTAAAATATATATTCAAAAAACTATGCACTTAGTCATAGTGGAGTCTCCTACAAAAGCGAAAACTATCACGAAATTCCTTGGGAAAGGATACCGGGTCGAGTCGTCATTCGGCCATATTCGCGATCTGCCAAAAAGCAAAATGGGCGTGGATGTGGAGCATGATTTTTCTCCCCTCTACGTAATTCCAAAGGATAAGGCAAAGCAGGTGGCGGCGCTCAAAAAACTTGCCCAGAAGGCTGATACGGTATATCTCGCGACTGATGAAGACCGCGAAGGAGAAGCGATTTCATGGCACCTCACGGAAGCGCTGCACCTTACCGCTGATAACACCAAGCGCATCACCTTCCATGAAATCACCCGCGAAGCGGTGGATGAAGCGCTTAAGAATCCCCGTGCGCTTGACACGAAACTGGTGGACGCGCAGCAGGCGCGCCGCGTCCTTGACCGCCTCGTAGGATATGAACTGTCTCCCTTCTTGTGGAAAAAAGTGGCGCGGGGCTTGTCCGCCGGCCGCGTGCAGTCGGTTGCGGTAAGGCTGATTGTGGAACGGGAGCGGGAAATACAAGCATTCAAACCAGATGAATATTGGACGATAGAAGCCCTCTTGCACGCAGATCAACGCAGATTGCCTACGCAGATCAACGCAGATGCCCCCTCTGTCTCCCCCCCTAGTAAGGGGGGGAACGAAGGGGAGGTTTTCACTGCCCGACTACAGGCGATCGAGGACAAGGCAGTGGAAAAATTCGACATCGCGAACGAAGCGCGGGCTAAAGAAATTGTGGCCCTTTGTGAAGGCAAAGATTGGCGCGTCGTCAATGTCGCCTCCAAAGAGGTCAAACGCAAACCTTCCCCTCCCTTTACCACCTCCACGCTCCAGCAGGAGGCAAACCGCAAACTGGGATTTTCCTCAAAGCAGACAATGTACTTCGCCCAGCAGCTCTATGAGGGGATCGAGCTTGGCGAAGAAGGCTCCGTCGGCCTCATCACCTATATGCGCACGGATTCGGTGAACCTTGCGGATAAATTCCTTACGGAAGCAAAAGAATATCTCACTACGCAAGGAGCGCAATATGCTTCTGCCGCGCCGCGCCGGTACACCACCAAATCAAAACTTGCCCAAGAAGCGCATGAAGCGATCCGCCCCACGGAAGCGGGACGTGCGCCGGAAACCCTGCGGCAGCGCCTCTCTCCGGAATTATGGAAACTCTATGACCTTATCTGGCGGAGGGCGGTCGCAAGCCAGATGCCGGATGCGGCATTAAACCAGATCGTGGTGGATATTGCCGTCAATTCCTTTAATTTCCGTGCGGTAGGATCTACGGTCGCCTTTGACGGCTATCTTAAATACTATCCTGACGCGGTGACCGAAACCCTTCTGCCTGTGCTTCGCACGGATGACCGCGTGGAACCCGTGGAAGTGAAACCCATCCAGCATTTTACCGAACCGAAACCCCGCTACTCTGAAGCATCGCTGATTAAAACTCTGGAGGAGCTTGGCATTGGCAGGCCTTCCACCTACGCGCCTACCTTGAGCACCATCGTGGAACGCGGGTATGTTACAAAAGAAGACCGAAGATTGTCTCCTACTGACACTGCATTTGTGGTTACCGACCTCTTGGTCCAGCATTTCCCCACTGTGGTTGACTACCAATTTACCGCCAAGATGGAAGATGAGTTCGATGAAATCGCAAACGGCGTGCGCCCGTGGGTGCCGGTTATTAAAGAATTTTATACGCCGTTCAAAGCGCAGCTCACCATTAAAGAAAAAGAGCTTTCCAAAAAAGAGCTTACCACGGAGGAAACGGACGAAGTGTGCGACAAATGCGGCAAGCCGATGGTGATCCGCCTCGGACGTTTTGGAAAATTTATGGCATGTTCCGGCTATCCGGAATGCAAAAACACGAAACCAGTGCCGGGCAGCGGCAATGGAAAAAAGAATGGCGCGCCAGAGGGAACAGGGCCGGATATGTCCGCGCTCCAGGAGAAATATAAAGGAGAAACATGCGCGACCTGCAGCGCACCCATGGTGGTGAAATACGGGCGCTTCGGGCCATTCCTGTCCTGTTCGCGGTACCCCGAATGCAAAACCATCAAGAATATTGAACAGTCCACCGGCATTGCCTGCCCTGCCTGCGGCAAAGGAGAAATCGTGGCAAAGCG is part of the Patescibacteria group bacterium genome and harbors:
- the dprA gene encoding DNA-processing protein DprA — translated: MRLRKIATSFPSLKEAWVAPLSAFQRLGFEEGVLGEIDARRRELDPLSVWERVQKEELDLIPITHPDYPALLKEIFAPPSFLYARGDIASSKEEIAIAVVGTRHITTYGEQATEMIVRPLAKNGCTIVSGLAYGVDARAHEITLEEKGRTVAVLGCGLDRASVYPSHHRYLADRIAHEGGCVVSEHAPGTPPLKHHFPYRNRIIAGLSRATLVIEAPEGSGALTTAAHALEFNRDVLAVPGNITALNAWGPNMLLKKGAIPVTSADDIFSALNLSEIKETLDTREKLPNTKEESKILEALSADDPVHIDAIAQMAAFDPPTAASTLAMLELKGMVRNVGGMRYIKLN
- the topA gene encoding type I DNA topoisomerase; this translates as MHLVIVESPTKAKTITKFLGKGYRVESSFGHIRDLPKSKMGVDVEHDFSPLYVIPKDKAKQVAALKKLAQKADTVYLATDEDREGEAISWHLTEALHLTADNTKRITFHEITREAVDEALKNPRALDTKLVDAQQARRVLDRLVGYELSPFLWKKVARGLSAGRVQSVAVRLIVEREREIQAFKPDEYWTIEALLHADQRRLPTQINADAPSVSPPSKGGNEGEVFTARLQAIEDKAVEKFDIANEARAKEIVALCEGKDWRVVNVASKEVKRKPSPPFTTSTLQQEANRKLGFSSKQTMYFAQQLYEGIELGEEGSVGLITYMRTDSVNLADKFLTEAKEYLTTQGAQYASAAPRRYTTKSKLAQEAHEAIRPTEAGRAPETLRQRLSPELWKLYDLIWRRAVASQMPDAALNQIVVDIAVNSFNFRAVGSTVAFDGYLKYYPDAVTETLLPVLRTDDRVEPVEVKPIQHFTEPKPRYSEASLIKTLEELGIGRPSTYAPTLSTIVERGYVTKEDRRLSPTDTAFVVTDLLVQHFPTVVDYQFTAKMEDEFDEIANGVRPWVPVIKEFYTPFKAQLTIKEKELSKKELTTEETDEVCDKCGKPMVIRLGRFGKFMACSGYPECKNTKPVPGSGNGKKNGAPEGTGPDMSALQEKYKGETCATCSAPMVVKYGRFGPFLSCSRYPECKTIKNIEQSTGIACPACGKGEIVAKRSRRGKPFYSCNQYPNCTFALWSKPTGEKCPNCGSLLVYGAKDTTRCSKKGCGYKS